Proteins from a genomic interval of Rosa chinensis cultivar Old Blush chromosome 2, RchiOBHm-V2, whole genome shotgun sequence:
- the LOC112187317 gene encoding codeine O-demethylase: protein MAESPTPAKVELIATKTVQEQLTEGELLVPQKYILKDGVPLPNASVELMDVPVIDLGLLTPSSISVEELDKFGSALSRGCCFYVINHGMTPEFLDKLREITKQFFALPVEEKQKYLRPVEDFEGYGNDMVFSEQETLDWTDRLYLIAYPPDQRKLKLWPENPKSFRDTLDQYTSKLQVITETVLKAMARSLNLEEDCFLDKYGEQRKMDARFNLYPPCSRPDHVHGFKPHSDSSIITIVLQDKEVEGLQFLKDDQWFRAPIVPEALLIIVGDQVEILTNGLFKSPEHKVVINAEKERISVAVFCVPDSETEIEPFESLINESRPRLYKKVKNYVDIYFEYYQQGRRPIEAAMI, encoded by the exons ATGGCTGAATCTCCCACTCCTGCCAAGGTCGAGTTAATAGCAACCAAAACTGTGCAAGAGCAACTCACTGAAGGAGAACTACTAGTACCACAGAAATATATTCTCAAAGATGGTGTCCCACTTCCAAATGCTTCTGTTGAGTTGATGGATGTTCCAGTTATTGATCTTGGTCTCCTTACACCTTCCTCAATCAGTGTGGAAGAACTTGACAAATTCGGATCAGCTCTTAGTAGAGGGTGTTGCTTTTAT GTAATAAACCATGGCATGACACCTGAATTCCTTGACAAACTCCGTGAAATCACAAAACAGTTTTTTGCACTTCCAGTGGAAGAGAAGCAGAAATATTTGAGGCCAGTCGAGGATTTTGAAGGATATGGGAATGACATGGTTTTTTCAGAGCAGGAAACACTTGATTGGACTGACAGACTATACCTTATTGCATATCCACCAGACCAgcgcaagctcaagctttggccTGAAAATCCCAAATCTTTTAG GGATACTCTAGACCAATATACCAGTAAGTTACAGGTGATAACAGAAACTGTCCTTAAGGCCATGGCGCGGTCATTGAATTTGGAGGAAGATTGCTTTCTGGATAAGTATGGAGAACAGAGGAAAATGGATGCTAGGTTTAACTTATATCCTCCATGTTCAAGGCCTGATCACGTCCACGGTTTCAAGCCACATTCAGATAGTTCAATAATCACCATTGTCTTGCAAGATAAAGAAGTGGAAGGTCTTCAATTTCTGAAAGATGATCAATGGTTTAGGGCTCCCATTGTTCCTGAGGCGCTTCTCATTATTGTTGGTGATCAAGTAGAG ATATTGACTAATGGACTGTTCAAGAGCCCAGAGCACAAGGTAGTGATAAATGCAGAAAAGGAGAGGATCTCTGTGGCTGTGTTCTGTGTCCCAGATTCAGAGACAGAGATTGAACCCTTTGAAAGCCTCATCAATGAGTCAAGGCCAAGGTTGTACAAAAAGGTGAAAAACTACGTTGACATCTATTTCGAATACTACCAGCAGGGAAGAAGACCAATTGAAGCAGCAATGATATAA